In Prunus dulcis chromosome 1, ALMONDv2, whole genome shotgun sequence, the following are encoded in one genomic region:
- the LOC117615805 gene encoding PHD finger-like domain-containing protein 5A, with amino-acid sequence MAKHNPDLIMCRKQPGIAIGRLCEKCDGKCVICDSLVRPCTLVRVCDECNYGSFQGRCVVCGGVGISDAYYCKECTQLEKDRDGCPKIVNLGSAKTDLFYERKKYGFKKR; translated from the coding sequence ATGGCCAAGCATAATCCTGACCTAATTATGTGCCGCAAGCAACCCGGAATAGCCATCGGAAGGTTGTGTGAAAAGTGTGACGGCAAGTGCGTAATCTGCGATTCTTTGGTGCGCCCTTGCACGCTTGTTCGGGTGTGCGATGAGTGCAACTATGGATCATTCCAGGGCCGGTGTGTTGTGTGTGGAGGGGTTGGAATTTCTGACGCTTACTACTGCAAAGAGTGTACTCAGCTGGAAAAAGACAGAGACGGGTGTCccaaaattgtgaatttgggaaGTGCTAAAACCGATCTGTTCTATGAACGTAAAAAGTATGGTTTCAAGAAAAGATGA
- the LOC117616744 gene encoding endochitinase EP3-like, which translates to MAQIIVPSNIFLTLIIVAAAVAGSVEAQSPSTSDVSVADIVTPEFFNGIIGQADASCVGKNFYSRATFLEALKSYDQFGKIGSIDDSKREIAAFFAHVTHETFHFCYIEEIDGPSKDYCDETNTQYPCKSNKGYYGRGPIQLSWNFNYGPAGESIGFDGLNSPETVANDPIIAFKTALWYWMTHVRPVIGEGFGATIRAINGALECDGGNPATVQKRVEYFTEYCNQLGIAPGDNLTC; encoded by the exons ATGGCTCAAATCATTGTACCCAGCAACATATTTCTAACCCTTATTATTGTAGCTGCAGCTGTAGCTGGGTCTGTGGAGGCTCAAAGCCCGAGCACTAGCGACGTGTCGGTGGCTGATATCGTCACGCCCGAATTCTTCAACGGCATAATTGGCCAGGCCGATGCAAGCTGTGTCGGCAAGAACTTTTATTCCCGAGCTACCTTTCTTGAGGCTCTCAAGTCTTATGATCAGTTCGGTAAGATTGGTTCCATTGATGACTCTAAGCGTGAGATTGCTGCCTTCTTTGCCCATGTCACCCATGAGACTTTTC ATTTCTGCTACATAGAAGAGATAGATGGACCCTCAAAGGACTACTGTGATGAGACCAACACACAATATCCATGCAAGTCAAACAAGGGCTACTACGGGCGTGGACCAATCCAACTATCATGGAACTTCAACTATGGCCCAGCAGGAGAGAGCATTGGCTTTGACGGATTAAACTCTCCTGAAACCGTTGCCAATGACCCTATCATCGCCTTCAAGACGGCATTGTGGTATTGGATGACCCATGTCCGACCGGTCATTGGAGAAGGTTTCGGTGCAACAATACGAGCCATTAATGGTGCCCTTGAATGTGATGGTGGAAACCCTGCTACTGTTCAGAAACGTGTTGAGTATTTCACTGAATATTGCAACCAACTTGGTATTGCTCCCGGGGACAATCTCACTTGCTAG
- the LOC117614235 gene encoding endochitinase EP3-like, translated as MAQIIAPSNIFLTLIIVAAAVAGYVEAQNCGCASDLCCSKYGYCGTSDDYCGTGCQAGPCKTAPLTPTTSDVSVADIVTPEFFNSIIGQAEASCAGKNFYSRATFLEALKSYDQFGKIGSIDDSKREIAAFFAHVTHETGHFCYIEEIDGPSKDYCDESNTQYPCKPNKGYYGRGPIQLSWNFNYGPAGESIGFDGLNSPETIANDPIIAFKTALWYWMNSVRPVIGEGFGATIRAINGALECDGGNPATVQKRVEYFTEYCNQLGVAPGDNLTC; from the exons ATGGCTCAAATCATTGCACCCAGCAACATATTTCTAACCCTTATTATTGTAGCTGCAGCTGTAGCTGGGTATGTGGAGGCACAAAATTGTGGGTGTGCTTCAGACTTGTGTTGTAGCAAATATGGGTATTGTGGCACAAGTGATGACTACTGCGGCACCGGGTGCCAAGCAGGGCCGTGCAAGACGGCGCCTCTAACCCCGACCACTAGCGACGTGTCAGTGGCTGATATCGTCACGCCCGAATTCTTCAATAGCATAATTGGCCAGGCCGAGGCAAGCTGTGCCGGCAAAAACTTTTATTCCCGAGCTACCTTTCTTGAGGCTCTCAAGTCTTATGATCAGTTCGGTAAGATTGGCTCCATTGACGACTCTAAGCGTGAGATTGCTGCCTTCTTTGCCCATGTCACCCATGAGACTGGAC ATTTCTGCTACATAGAAGAGATAGATGGACCCTCAAAGGACTACTGTGATGAGAGCAACACACAATATCCATGCAAGCCAAACAAGGGCTACTACGGGCGTGGACCAATCCAACTGTCATGGAACTTCAACTACGGCCCAGCCGGAGAGAGCATTGGCTTCGACGGATTAAACTCTCCTGAAACCATTGCCAATGACCCCATCATCGCCTTCAAGACGGCGTTGTGGTATTGGATGAACAGTGTCCGACCGGTCATTGGAGAAGGTTTCGGTGCAACAATACGAGCCATTAATGGTGCCCTTGAATGTGATGGTGGAAACCCTGCCACTGTTCAGAAACGTGTTGAATATTTCACTGAATATTGTAACCAACTTGGTGTTGCTCCCGGGGACAATCTCACTTGCTAG